The Hypomesus transpacificus isolate Combined female chromosome 6, fHypTra1, whole genome shotgun sequence genomic interval CAGCGCCCTGCACTCCTACATCTGGAACGACATCCAGAAGAGTCTGGTGCCGTGCTCCTTCTGCCCCGTCTTCGACGTGGCCGGCTACATCTGCGCCATCGAGTCCACGGGGGGTGCCCAGGTGGCCGTGGCGACAGAGCTGCCCCTGGACAGGATCTGTGGGCTGAACGCGGGGATGGCGTTCGATCTGCCCGCAGATGGCGAGAACCTGTCAGGGGAGTGCTCTCCCGTGGTCCTGCTGGATGAGGACGGCTGTCTGGACCGGAGGAGGTCCTTTAACTTTGACAGGTCCTGCATCTCCTCAAACTCAGGCCCCATGGACCTCACCCACATCCTGGCCAGACACCGGCGCTCTGACCCCAGCCCCCTCATCCACCTTCGCCGCAAGGACCACCTGACAGGCTCCGGGCAGGACTCCTCACACCTGATCCTGGTCACCTACGAACGGAAGGTCACCACCACCCGTAAGGTCAGCATTCCTGGCATCCTTGTCCCGGACATCGTGGCCTTTGACCCCAGGGGCGGTACGGTGGCAGTGGCGTCTAACACGTGTAACATGGTACTGGTCTACTGCATCATGCCCTCGGCCATGCCCAACGTCCAGCAAATCTCCCTGCAGAAGAACGAGAGGCCCAAGGGAGTGTGCTTCCTCACTGACAAGATGCTACTGATGATGGTGGGAAAGCAGAAGTCCAACGACCccgccttcctcccctcctccaacactgacAAGTACCTCCTGAGAATCACCTACAAGGAGCTTGTGTACGACGGAGAAGCCCCCAAAGCCTGCTCCCCGAGCCCAGGATACCCCGATTCCCCCGTCAGCCTCCACCACGGGATTAGGAGACACTCTGAGTCCTCCAGCAAGGAGGAGCGAGAGCGTGTAGGGGGGATAAAGGAGCTGGTGCTGCCTAGCGGGGCTGTAATCTCATCTGCGTCACCTGGGAGCAGGcgcaggctggtggaggaggtcagGAGCCCTGAGCCCAGCCCCTTCGCCAGCTCCACGGACTTCTCCGACCGAGCCCCCTCCAGTGCCTCCTCAGTCACGGTGGAGAACTTCGACATGGATCACGTCCACCGCATGTCCTCGCTGGCCGTGACCGGCCAGGCCAGCCGCGAGTCCAGCCGACCCAGCTCCCCGCGCTTCGACCCAGCGGACAAGTTCCACAGCGACCCCACCCTGCCCAAGACCACCTGCCTCTCTAAGGAGCGACCGGTGGACCAGCTCAGCCAGAACATGGAGAGGATCTTTACACGGTTCGCCGACATGCAGCAGTGCCTGGCAGAGATCAGAGACTTCACCCAGAACGGGAAGAAGGCCCAGGGGGGCTACCCCAATGCCTGCGAGCCCCCCTATGTCAACGTCACATGCCAGGTAGGCGCTTGTCTGCACATGTGGGTTCTTTCAGTTGATACTGTAGGCTAAAGACATCCTCTGTTGTATTCAAGAAAAAATGGCTCAATGGATGTCACTGTAAAAGGGTTTTGTTAGAGTCGATTTACGGTGAGACACTGATGGGAGGAGGTTTTTTGAGGTGAAGGATTTTATGTCATCAGATTACTAATTTACTGCTGCTGTCTGGATAACACGACACCATGGAAAGACCTCGTATGGAAATACCTCAGTTAATGGGATCATACACTTGCCTATAAGTGAATTGGTGTTTGGTCACACGTGCAAAGCTTGTATACATGCAGAGCCCCACAGGCCCACAGGGTTAATAGGGTGACACCCATTGTCAgctgccagctctccactgccAGATTATTATTTGTTAACCAGATTAAGACATTGTTTGTGTTGCAAAGATAGTCTTCACCACAGGGTCAAGCAAAGGAGATGAACACCCTCAtttacctctccttctctccccctcccctgtctctccttctcccccctgtctcccccccttctcctcccatttctccttccctcctccccccgtttcctcctccccccgtctccctccccctccccctcccctatctctccttctcccccgtctcccctcctccctccccctccccctatctctcctcccccctgtctcccctcctcccccctcatccctccctccgtctccccctctctttctccccctcccccgtgtGCAGAAGCAGCTGTCTGAGAACGTGTTTATAGACGAGAGGAGGCCGGTCCTGCTGTGTGAGGGGAAGCTGTCCCTGCGAGTCCTGCAGGAACTCTTCAACACCTCCATAGTGGAGATGATGTATGGTACGTTCAGCACGTCCGGGCTCACCTTCACGGCACCCCCTCTCCCAGCACGTGTTCACAGCTTCCTCACGCGTTTGTACTGACGAGCAATTCCTCAGAAAACCAACCTTACTTGGCTTGTTTAATGGGAACTAGTACAAAAGAAGGGCCGTTAAGGTCAGGCTATCCTAGCCCCATCAGGTAGGAATGGTGCATGTGTAACGTGTAGATGTTAGCCGTAGATGTACTTTTTTAAACAGAAAGGTTTGACAGCAGAAATTGTTCTTCAGTCGAGGGAGGAATTGAATGCAGGCTATTACTGGAAGTGATTAACAGCATTGATGAGATTACAAAGCCTTAAAAGCAAGCTGCTTACAGCTCCACGCGAGAAGTGTGTGTGCTAATAGAACTCTAAAATACTCCTAGTTGGTATAATCCCATCGGTCAACTGAgcagtttgtttttgtttttctggtCGACCCGTTGGGGTTGTGTCAATGGCATGGTCATACTTTGTCATCGTGCAGCGAGGCTCAGCTGTGTTACGTAGAGACAGTGGACACATGAGTGAAGTGAGCCTTCTCTACTGTCTGCAGGTCCGCTCTGGGTGGTGTTGGTGGCTGACGGGGAAGGCTTCGTGCCGCTGGCGTTCAAGCCCAAGGAAGAGCTCACGGTGCGGAACGGGAAGAGGAAATCTCCCCTGAGGTCTCCTGGAAGTCCCGAGGGGTCTTGTCCGTCCAGTCCCGTCCAGGGCAGCACCAATAACCACAACTCAGCCTCGATATAGACACCCCAGCCTCGATATAGACACCCCAGCCTCGATATAGACACCCCAGCCTCGATATAGACACCCCAGCCTCGATATAGACACCTCAGCCTCGACAGACACCCCAGCCTCGACACAGACACCCCAGCCTCGACACAAGACACCTCAGCCTCGACACAGACACCCCAGCCTCGACACAGACACCTCAGCCTCGATATAGACACCCCAGCCTCAATACAGACACCCCAGCCTCAATACAGACACCCCAGCCTCGACACAGACACCCCAGCCTCGACACAGACACCCCAGCCTCGACACAGACACCCCAGCCTCAACACAGACACCTCAGCCTCGATATAGACACCCCAGCCTCAATACAGACACCCCAGCCTCAATACAGACACCCCAGCCTCGACACAGACACCCCAGCCTCGACACAGACACCCCAGCCTCGACACAGACACCCCAGCCTCGATATAGACACCTCAGCCTCCATATAGACACCTCAGCCTCCATATAGACACCCCAGCCTCCATATAGACACCTCAGCCTCCATATAGACACCTCAGCCTCCATATAGACACCTCAGCCTCCATATAGACACCTCAGCCTCCATATAGACACCTCAGCCTCCATATAGACACCCCAGCCTCCATATAGACACCCCAGCCTCTCTTCTGCAGGGCCTCGTCATAGCACCCAGAGAACCCATCATCCTCCCATTCTAACACGACTCTCCAACTTCACATACCCATGATCTCTGCATGTTGACACAAAAACAAGGCATGGCTGCATTCAAGGACTCGATTTTTATTATTTTCCGTTCACCTgaggatatatatttttttactgttcTGTTTAAGATGATAATTGTGCTTTTGAAATACCCACCTTTCAATCTGAATGTTTACATGTACTtctgaaaggcagcaatgagaTTACTGGCTGTGAGCAGGTTGGATGATACAGTCCTGTTTTTGCTGCTATAGCTACACTTTGCAACTGTGAAGGATGTTTTGTGTGTTATGACTATTTTAAATTAAAGTCTTTACATGTTTAAAAGGCATTTCATTTATATACTAGATACTGTTCTATGCAAGTAGTACTGCCAGTATAGGTGGCTTGGGAGGTGTGCTAAACTGCCACTAGGGGGTGCAAGAGATTTATAAATCAACCAATAATAAACAACTGGTGCGGTTTACATTGTCTTAATTGTATGAATGCCCACAAAATTGTGAACACATGAAGAAACCAATCTTCTAACCAAGGTAAATAGCATTTATTTTGGTATTGTCATTAAATTCGATACCATTCACAGACACCAGCAATGTTGGCTTAAACACAGCAAATAGTGATATACATTCATTTATATAAATTAGGTAATCTTATATAATATTCATGATGGCTATACATTACAGGTTCATGTGAAAATACAGAAACAAACTCAAATGTTTACATTAAAACAGGATTCTTTTTTCCCCCAGTGTAACATACACTAATAAAAATCATTCCAGCTCCACACTGGAATCTGATGGTGAGGCTGCTTCAGACCCAGGTCATGCGTTGCTCAGGTCCTCCAGTGTCCTGGTACGGAGGCCTTGCTTCCTGTGAGGAACAATGATATTACATTTCAGATTGTCAGTATGTGAGAGCTATCTTTGCAGCGGGGGGCTGATGCCTTTCCAAAGCCCTGCCTTTCTCAAACGTTAGGAAATGAAAGCGGAGAGCCATTTTGACATGGTTACAGCCGTGCGCTGCGAAACAGGCGTTGGTGCCTGGGGAGGCCCGGAGCATTCATACACCCAGACAGATCAAACTGGCCTGCTGACAAACCCTGTCAGTAGAGAATCCACACATATAAACAATGTTTTCTCTCATCTGGGACTTAATCCAGGAAGTTGAGCCCTAACCGCCAATGTGTGTCTCAGACAGGtcggggggtgggtggggggtgggggtagggaggTGCGGTCCTCACCGTAGCTCCTCCAGACACAGCCTGTTCCTCAGACGGATGTCCTCGCTGatggggtagaggaggaggatcaCCAGGCCTGTCACGATGAAGGCCACCGGGGCGGCGCCGATGAGCAGCTTTAGGGTGTAAGCCACAGCCGCTGGCTGTCTGCAGGCTCTCGTGTCGTACCCAGCAAACCTGCCGATGCGCACGCATCCAGTTACCCCCGCCCACATTTACACCCATAGGGTAAAAGCAACTGCATTACACAGCAAAACGAGGGTCAAACTATGAACTATATTTGAGGAGAGTGTGGTTATatgtgtttcttcccattggcacttggtTGCTTATCACCatgtatgctcatgttttggcttcccgcaatgtttttttttttttttttctcgtttATGATAATTGACCTCTGCacttttttgtaaagctctctcttggaagtcgctttggataaaagcatctgttaaatgaatacatgtaaatgtaatgtaaatgtatgtcgCAATAAAGCATGTCCTTGTGTGCTGttgatatgagtgtgtgtgcctgtaggcTGTGACTCACTCCAAGCATAACGTGGAGACACCCAGGGAGATGCCAGCAGCAAACTTGGTGAAGAACACGTAGAAGGAGTAGAAGATGGCCTCATGTCCTTTAGAGTAGGGGTTAGCCAGCCTGAAGTCATCCACCACATCGGGCAGCATcgacctgagacacacacacacacacacaagctagtCAACATAGTTCACCTGATCCTTTtctggtgtgtctgtatgtgtgtgtgtgtgtgtgttagttgatCTGTGTCCAAGGGAACGTCTACCCAGGGCTAGTAAACCCACAACACTACTCCTTAATCTTGCATGCTGCCCCAGCAGCCAGGACGGCACCGTCCGTCTGACTGCGAAGGAAAGTCGACTTTTACGGCAGGCTGAAAAGAGGACCCTAATAACAGGATTAGATGATGAGCGGAGCTCGGCCGTCAGCCACAGATGGGGATCGCTGGGTAAACAAACGGACTCGACCCGTCAGGAGAACCTGTCATTTGGGGAGGCTGAGCGAGAGCAAAACAGAGGGGCAGGGAAGGGAGGGTCAAAGTACAGAGGACTTCCTTGCTGCGGTGTAGCATGTTGAGTTTATAGCCGAGGTCTTCACAGTGACATCATGGGTATGCCCTAGCGGTGTCATGGCTGAACGGATGAGGTCAAGATGCTCCACTGCCAGTTTACAAGCTCACTATCACGAATCCGGCTTCTAAATATACTACTGTCTGGAAATAACCTCTGTTTGCTGTATTGCTGTTGGCGGGTTGTTCAATGTAATTGAATGTGTCTTTTTGCAGACACTTATATCCAAAGCCTTTTGATCAGCAGGCAAACACTCTGGCACCGAGCTGTAGGGATCTGCATCCATAACCCACAAGTTACCACTAGTGCTGCGTTCAACTGATTCAATGTAAACATGGAACACTGAGATGTCCCCGACGGGTCGGTCACCATGGCAGCAGGAGCGAGGCGGCAACGCTGAGTCCTGAGGAAACAGCCACCACGTATGCCACCACCAGGTTAGGGATGAACACCAGCATCACTGTGAACGGCATGatccactgagagagagagagagagagagagagagagagagagaggaggggagagagacagagagagagagagagagagagagagagagaggggggggggagagagagggggagagagagagagagagcgcaagaaaagagagagagcgcaagaagagagagagagcgcaagaagagagagagagcgcaagaaGAGAGAGGTGATTAGCAGTACTGGGGCGAGGGTAATCAATAGAGCATCAGTAGAGCATTCTTATTTACTCTCCCATCTCAAACACGACCAACTAAAGTCAGGAGGACGAGGCTTACAGTGATGCCACAGAAGGCAGCTGTCTTCTTCCCGAAGCGCTCCAGGAACCACTGCCACAGGGGGATGCTCACCACCGCTGACACCTGGCAGAGCACAGCAGCTTCAGCAGACGCACTCACACACGGTCAACACGTGACCTGGACTTTGACCTTGGGATAGCGTGGCCAGTCAAGGGGTCACGCATGCAACTGAGACGACTTGGGGCCAGCACTCACCAGGATGGTTAGCACGATGTTCTGGAAGTGGTCGCGGAGGTCCACTGCGTATGTGCAGAACAGGACAAAGTTGCTTTGCACCAACTGGAAACCAGACGTGAAACAGACTCAGAAACATTATCGTCTCTTCagttttgtctctttctctctgccaacTGCCAAGTCACTGTGGAAGTTGCTGACAGGGCCTGAACCGATTCATCCTCACATTCCCTCTTTGATGAGTGGACGAGAAGTGCATAAAATATACTGTAAGTAGGACTTTTaaaggttaaactgaaacattGAATCGGATTTTGAATAAATCTTCAGAACCACTTGATCATATATAAGCCAGGGACACATTGTGTACATTAGCTTATGTTATCATTTCGTTATTAACgtcaacatatatatataagtaataACATAATATTGCCTTGTGGCTACGTAACTGTAAGTAGTTCTCAGATTTGAAGGATTATGTCAGCGCTTTAGCTCTGCGCTCGAGTTGAGCTACTTTAAATACACTTCCGTGCTTTCCTTCCACTGATCGAATCAGCATTGAACACTGTCTATTTCAGACTGCAACGAGTGCTCCACATCCATGACTGTGTGTAACGCGTACCTGGATGGCCACGGAGATGAAGAGGAAGGCGGCGGTCAGGGTGAGGTAAGGGCCATGCTTCATTACCAGGAAGAAGCCCCGATGGAAGGGGATCGGCTTGTCCGTCTTAGGGGCGTACGGGTCTGGAAGGACAGAAGGAGATGCCACTTGCGTGTGGATCGAATGCCAAGCTGAGACCTTAGGAGTcatgagaggtgggaggggggggggggagggggctggaggagggttggTATAGGCAgaggctgaaggggggggggagggggctggaggagggttggTATAGGCAgaggctgaaggggggggggggagggggctggaggagggttggTATAGGCAgaggctgaagggggggggagggggctggaggagggttggTATAGGCAgaggctgaagggggggggagggggctggaggagggttggTATAGGCAgaggctgaaggggggggggggggggctggaggagggttggTATAGGCAgaggctgaaggggggggggagggggctggaggagggttggTATAGGCAgaggctgaaggggggggggagggggctggaggagggttggTATAGGCAgaggctgaaggggggggggagggggctggaggagggttggTATAGGCAgaggctgaagggggggggagggggctggaggagggttggTATAGGCAgaggctgaagggggggggagggggctggaggagggttggTATAGGCAgaggctgaaggggggggggagggggctggaggagggttggTATAGGCAgaggctgaaggggggggggggggctgtaataGAAGGCgggaggttgggggggaggaTTCGCTCCAGCAACACTATAACTGCCCCTGCAATGCAGTGTATGTTCTGTTAGTTCCTGATGGGGGTttccacacacagagccaccGCTGACAGGTTCACAGTCAGATCAGCAGCTCATTGACACTCATTCCACACAGGAGGCACTTTGATTCTGAGCACAGAATAAGGACTGGAAAATAGTGTTGAAAGCACAAGGTAGACATTGGACCACAGTCCAGAAAGACTGTTCAAAACAAGCACAATAATACTGCACTGCACGATTCTGTAATGAGGTTAGAATGAAACAGGAGATTgaaaagagaacacacacacacacatagacacactcaccatctctctctttgactccCAGGAACATCACAACGGTGCAGATAAGAAACACTCCTCCTATGCACCCAGCAGCTATCATATACACTTCTTTCTGCAAGAGAACCCAAAAACACCTGAATGTGAACATATTTCTTGCTGTCTTCCTGAggttacacagacacaaagttAGTTCTATTTCCAGCCTTCCCCAGCTTCCAGACTGCCAAACACACTTCACTTCCTTACACCTCAGACCTGCTTGAATGTGACAGCTCATATGTGTCAATGCTTTCCAAATCTGTACAACTGAACAAGTGTACCAGCACTTAAGAGTGTACTTCTTCAAACTTC includes:
- the LOC124468797 gene encoding WD repeat and coiled-coil-containing protein isoform X2; amino-acid sequence: MDLGKAKLLRTGLNTLHQAIHPVHGLAWTDGKQVCLTSLCCVNGEVKFGDTNVIGQFEHVLGLFWGPLCCSGSAALLAVQHKKHVTVWQLQLSSLEQNKLLCTQTCEMSEPFPLLSQGCVWHPKMDILAVLTKKDASVLFSVRVDNRRVKAEIRASGLIHCACWTQDGMRLVIAIGSALHSYIWNDIQKSLVPCSFCPVFDVAGYICAIESTGGAQVAVATELPLDRICGLNAGMAFDLPADGENLSGECSPVVLLDEDGCLDRRRSFNFDRSCISSNSGPMDLTHILARHRRSDPSPLIHLRRKDHLTGSGQDSSHLILVTYERKVTTTRKVSIPGILVPDIVAFDPRGGTVAVASNTCNMVLVYCIMPSAMPNVQQISLQKNERPKGVCFLTDKMLLMMVGKQKSNDPAFLPSSNTDKYLLRITYKELVYDGEAPKACSPSPGYPDSPVSLHHGIRRHSESSSKEERERVGGIKELVLPSGAVISSASPGSRRRLVEEVRSPEPSPFASSTDFSDRAPSSASSVTVENFDMDHVHRMSSLAVTGQASRESSRPSSPRFDPADKFHSDPTLPKTTCLSKERPVDQLSQNMERIFTRFADMQQCLAEIRDFTQNGKKAQGGYPNACEPPYVNVTCQKQLSENVFIDERRPVLLCEGKLSLRVLQELFNTSIVEMMYGPLWVVLVADGEGFVPLAFKPKEELTVRNGKRKSPLRSPGSPEGSCPSSPVQGSTNNHNSASI
- the LOC124468797 gene encoding WD repeat and coiled-coil-containing protein isoform X1, which translates into the protein MYTDLRSMDLGKAKLLRTGLNTLHQAIHPVHGLAWTDGKQVCLTSLCCVNGEVKFGDTNVIGQFEHVLGLFWGPLCCSGSAALLAVQHKKHVTVWQLQLSSLEQNKLLCTQTCEMSEPFPLLSQGCVWHPKMDILAVLTKKDASVLFSVRVDNRRVKAEIRASGLIHCACWTQDGMRLVIAIGSALHSYIWNDIQKSLVPCSFCPVFDVAGYICAIESTGGAQVAVATELPLDRICGLNAGMAFDLPADGENLSGECSPVVLLDEDGCLDRRRSFNFDRSCISSNSGPMDLTHILARHRRSDPSPLIHLRRKDHLTGSGQDSSHLILVTYERKVTTTRKVSIPGILVPDIVAFDPRGGTVAVASNTCNMVLVYCIMPSAMPNVQQISLQKNERPKGVCFLTDKMLLMMVGKQKSNDPAFLPSSNTDKYLLRITYKELVYDGEAPKACSPSPGYPDSPVSLHHGIRRHSESSSKEERERVGGIKELVLPSGAVISSASPGSRRRLVEEVRSPEPSPFASSTDFSDRAPSSASSVTVENFDMDHVHRMSSLAVTGQASRESSRPSSPRFDPADKFHSDPTLPKTTCLSKERPVDQLSQNMERIFTRFADMQQCLAEIRDFTQNGKKAQGGYPNACEPPYVNVTCQKQLSENVFIDERRPVLLCEGKLSLRVLQELFNTSIVEMMYGPLWVVLVADGEGFVPLAFKPKEELTVRNGKRKSPLRSPGSPEGSCPSSPVQGSTNNHNSASI